In a single window of the Rhodamnia argentea isolate NSW1041297 chromosome 2, ASM2092103v1, whole genome shotgun sequence genome:
- the LOC115739619 gene encoding uncharacterized protein LOC115739619, translating to MAKLNCFSGFMGRKKKVVEETTIVKDKAVQVTLEHPVKPCKADELKLTTFSVSVPFGVEENSKCNVRIVSDERPLVVDSAEVAYEGEDEHEEHVSIKRDFSDLDLQSHVANNLVGEESHSSKGKMISGDLVYTDLDSPEIKSGNFVERDNDMIQSGHVSDPGMRKAEFWGSPMLKRSCSGLDTREVMRTLADQLPPSKSQSFKELQGLSRGVREDIIPGSPVSVMTRCSADKVMLKKHSSSQVLPSRSRRLWWKLFLWSHRNMQKPQNKKPKPIPALAAINQQGGYSSDTIEPNRAFKFGKMESPGSFTEESINQVEYDNKNEKKGWDGLRGSSGLWPQNQWVAFPAESSSFKRVDEWVKDLCIDTSIVDDDAENSDEAIIYPPSPETIRSPTRSAVHLHRRQDINLSEEMLHANSVIQTLNSSSSVAHVSGMGLKVIPTMCLFSSLKSVNLSGNCIVRIPPGSLPKGLHVLDLSRNKINAIEGLRELTRLRTLDLSYNRISRIGHGLSNCTVIKELYLAGNKISDVEGLHRLLKLTVLDLSFNKITTTKALGQLVANYSTVQALNLLGNPIHSNISDDQLRKAICSLLPKLVYLNKQPIKQQRAVDVLTDSVAKAAAGSSSRGSYRKAAKRTSQVGLLSSRVNKSSAGVGNKSKNKSKSHSHHHSAHKNASSALVSTHSLNHSPFRGG from the exons ATGGCTAAGCTTAACTGCTTTTCCGGGTTcatggggaggaagaagaag GTTGTTGAGGAAACGACCATAGTCAAGGATAAGGCAGTACAAGTGACTCTTGAACATCCCGTGAAACCATGTAAGGCTGATGAGTTGAAATTGACGACTTTCAGTGTGTCAGTTCCTTTCGGTGTTGAGGAGAATTCGAAATGCAATGTTAGGATCGTGAGTGATGAGAGGCCGCTTGTGGTTGATTCAGCTGAGGTAGCATATGAGGGGGAAGACGAGCATGAAGAGCACGTCTCCATCAAGAGGGACTTCTCTGATTTAGATCTCCAATCACATGTAGCTAATAATTTGGTCGGAGAAGAATCTCATTCAAGCAAGGGAAAGATGATATCTGGCGACCTTGTTTACACCGATTTGGATTCTCCAGAGATTAAATCTGGAAATTTTGTggaaagggataatgacatgATTCAAAGTGGACATGTGAGTGATCCAGGGATGAGGAAGGCAGAGTTCTGGGGTTCCCCGATGCTTAAGCGCTCTTGTTCTGGTTTAGATACAAGGGAGGTGATGCGAACGCTAGCAGATCAATTGCCTCCATCCAAATCTCAGTCATTCAAAGAGCTGCAGGGCTTATCGCGTGGAGTGAGGGAGGATATTATTCCAGGTAGCCCAGTGTCGGTGATGACACGCTGCAGCGCTGATAAAGTAATGTTGAAAAAGCATTCGTCTAGCCAGGTTCTTCCTTCAAGAAGTAGGAGATTGTGGTGGAAGCTGTTCCTCTGGAGCCACAGAAACATGCAAAAGCCTCAGAATAAAAAACCAAAGCCAATTCCTGCTTTGGCCGCTATCAACCAGCAAGGAGGCTACTCTTCCGACACTATTGAGCCTAACAGGGCATTCAAGTTTGGCAAGATGGAATCACCAGGATCATTTACAGAAGAATCCATAAACCAAGTTGAATATGATAATAAGAATGAGAAAAAGGGCTGGGATGGTCTCAGAGGCTCTTCTGGCCTATGGCCTCAGAACCAATGGGTCGCCTTCCCCGCAGAATCATCATCGTTCAAAAGAGTAGACGAGTGGGTGAAGGATCTATGCATTGATACCTCCATCGTGGATGATGATGCTGAGAACAGTGATGAGGCTATCATTTACCCGCCTTCACCCGAGACTATCAGATCTCCGACAAGGAGCGCCGTGCATTTGCATAGGCGTCAGGATATTAATCTCTCGGAAGAGATGCTGCATGCAAATAGCGTCATCCAGACTCTCAATTCTTCCTCCTCTGTGGCTCATGTATCCGGAATGGGGTTGAAAGTCATTCCCACCATGTGTCTTTTCTCTAGTCTCAAGTCCGTCAACTTGTCAGGCAACTGCATAG TTCGCATTCCTCCGGGTTCGCTGCCCAAGGGGCTTCATGTACTCGACTTATCAAGGAACAAAATCAATGCTATTGAAGGGCTTAGAGAACTGACTAGATTGCGTACACTTGACCTCAGCTACAACCGCATCTCTCGAATTGGACATG GGCTCTCAAATTGTACAGTTATCAAGGAGCTCTATCTCGCCGGGAACAAGATCAGCGATGTGGAGGGTCTTCATAGGCTGTTGAAGTTAACGGTCTTGGACCTCAGTTTCAACAAAATAACAACCACAAAAGCTCTCGGCCAGCTCGTGGCTAACTACAGTACAGTGCAAGCTCTGAACCTCTTGGGAAATCCAATTCATAGCAACATCAGCGATGACCAACTCCGCAAGGCAATTTGCAGTCTCCTTCCAAAGCTTGTTTATCTCAACAAGCAGCCCATTAAGCAACAGAGGGCGGTAGACGTGCTCACTGATAGCGTAGCAAAAGCCGCTGCTGGGAGCAGCAGCCGGGGATCTTATAGGAAAGCAGCAAAGAGAACGAGCCAAGTCGGGTTGCTCTCCTCCAGAGTCAACAAGAGCAGCGCCGGTGTCGGgaacaagagcaagaacaagTCAAAGAGCCATTCTCACCACCATTCGGCTCACAAAAATGCATCGTCTGCACTTGTTTCAACCCACTCACTGAATCATTCCCCTTTCCGAGGTGGATGA
- the LOC115739623 gene encoding RNA-binding protein 24-like — protein sequence MAYPPHYRSQFGDTTLTKVFVGGLAWETPTDDMRLYFEQFGDILEAVIITDKNTGKSKGYGFVTFRDPESARRACVDPNPVIDGRRANCNIASMGRPRPSPPRGRAQGGNYPYQGGAPPAASGTAPYSGRAPPPPPPPPPFVYPPYGYSTYPPEYGYHQALYNPILQQQQQQQYYQQMYGASPASTSAAGGVSPYYYGYSVQAGRGGYSTPRAHRIPGPSYLYYPAQGEGSLSQFHPPPPPTIQPLRLPFASPAADAHNAPASAATETSSSSSPGIASSQAPTT from the exons ATGGCCTACCCACCGCACTACCGATCCCAGTTCGGCGACACCACGTTGACCAAGGTCTTCGTCGGAGGCCTGGCCTGGGAGACCCCCACCGACGACATGCGCCTCTACTTCGAGCAGTTCGGGGACATCCTTGAGGCCGTCATCATCACGGACAAGAACACCGGCAAGTCCAAAGGCTACGGATTT GTGACATTTCGCGACCCGGAATCAGCGAGAAGAGCTTGCGTTGATCCCAACCCGGTCATCGATGGAAGAAGAGCCAACTGCAACATCGCTTCCATGGGCAGACCACGACCTTCGCCGCCCCGAG GGAGAGCACAAGGTGGCAATTACCCCTACCAAGGAGGAGCACCGCCGGCAGCCAGCGGCACCGCGCCCTACAGCGGACGAGcgccgccgcccccgccgccgccgccgccgttcgTCTATCCGCCTTACGG GTACTCGACTTACCCTCCTGAATATGGATACCATCAA GCACTGTACAATCCGATCctccagcagcagcaacagcaacagtACTATCAGCAGATGTACGGGGCGTCGCCGGCCTCGACATCCGCTGCGGGAGGCGTCTCCCCGTACTACTATGGCTACTCGGTGCAGGCTGGGAGGGGAGGTTACTCCACGCCCCGGGCGCACCGTATCCCCGGACCCTCTTACCTCTACTATCCTGCGCAGGGCGAGGGCTCCCTCTCCCAGTTCcaccctcctccccctcccacTATCCAACCTCTCAGGCTTCCCTTCGCTTCTCCCGCAGCAG ATGCGCACAACGCGCCAGCTTCAGCTGCCACGGaaacgtcgtcgtcgtcgtcgccagGGATCGCTTCTTCTCAAGCTCCGACAACCTGA